In the genome of Peromyscus eremicus chromosome 1, PerEre_H2_v1, whole genome shotgun sequence, the window GCCTAAGGGGTGGGACGTGTTttcgggtatgaggataaagactcacctcttagtcccgtcgggtgctggcaggctctgtctcaggaaaaagtTGCAGTCTCGGAGGGTGTGTCCTGACTGTTTTCTTAAGGTGACCCTTTTCCATCCATATTTACACAACATTGTCAGACCAGCCACTTCACTTGAACTGTAGTGTCTACATATGAGAGGCAATAAACTACACCTTCTTAGATCCAATGGAATTTCATCAATATTTGATACTTCATGTCTCTGAGAGTTAAGATTTTCTTGCAAAATGAAGAACTAAGTCTTCCTTCTGAATCCCAGTTTGTGGAATCAGCATGGTTTTTCTGATACACTTTATGTTACAAAGAAGTTCTCATGTGATTTATCTTCAAGAAATTTTACATATGTTTCCCTTTAAATGTTCTTATGATTATAGGCACTTGTGGCAGAAAAATATGGCCAGATTAATGAGTTTGATTTTTCACCCTAAAACGGTCTTTCTGAGATAGCCGTATTGTCCACATGTATATTTCTTGACAAATATTACTGTTGGTTTGATTACACAGGATTAGTGCATGTGTCCCCACTAGCATTGTGAtttggatccttctgcctcaactgcTTGAACACTGATTCTCTATCCTACTCATAATACACTAACTTGTTATTGCAattactcatgttgtggtgacagccaaacataaaattatttttgttgcatcttcataactgtaattttgatattttgatgaattgtaatataaatagctTATTGCAGGATATAGGATGCCTGTGTAAGGGTCACTTGGCCTCCAAAgcagttgagacccacaggttgagaacaagtgCATTTGAATGTTGGATTACACACATCTGCCACAATGGGCATCAAATACTGAACCTTTGATTTTACTTGGTGTGTgtcattttttcattttgttgtctttagaAAAGCTCTCATGTAGGCAaggttggcctggaacacactatgtagcagagaaggactgaacttatgatcctcctgaccACATCTCCCAGGTACTATGGTGCAGGAATGCTCCATGCCATCAGGATATCTCATTGTTATCAGCtgaattctgttttctgacaCTCACATGTACAGGTCTTAACCCCCAAACCTAGGATATGACCTCATTTAGAAACATATGGAAAACTGTGGTTCTATTCCAAAATTCTCTAATCCCACAAAGGCTACAATCTCTAAAGATGAAAAGGCTAAGAAATACCCACCATCACAATCCAGGAATCTTTAATACTGAAATCTTGAGAGACTAAATCCCGCCAATCTACAAGtctcatgaggaaaaaaaaaaaaacaagactggAGAACATATCATAAGGAAAGCGATCAGAAAGCCAAATGCTGGGGAATGGATCAGCCACAAGGTATGCCAACAATAAGAACTTCAAAGTGGCCAGGTGGAGatggcatacccctttaatcccagcacagtgggaggaagagccaggcaaatccctttgagtttgaggccagcctggtctacagagcaagatccaggacaggcactaaaactacatggagaaaccctgtcttgaaaaaaacaaacaaacaaaaaaagaacttcagaGTCAAAATGTATAAATTGTATTGGTATTTATGTCAgctcattctgtattttaataaattgaagGCTCCTGGTGGCTAGCTGTAAGGCTGTACTACGTACATCAGGGGGATATCATGGTTTGCCACAACACGTCTACAGGTTACTTGAACTCAGCTAGGCTTCAACCTGGAaatcaccaacacatacacagatgccaaCATCTCAATCAGCCTATGCTTGTCTTCAACTCTGCACAGAACCCTGTTTTACTATATACATATtagtcctttttcctttctgtaagaTACTTTTAAAGTTCATTCATTGAAAACATTTGCCAATTGCCTTCTATTTGTCATTACGTGAGGTCAGCATCCACACAGCCCCCTCTATTCCACAAGTTTCTAGGGACCTGTTGATAGAGCTATGAAGATTACAGTGGGACTATAATGGAACTGATAGGGATGGCTCGTTTGAGCCACTGTGAGCAACTGAAGCTTTTTACTCTACATCAGGACCCTGTCCAACCTGTGGGGGCACATTCTTGAACATTAAGCAGTAATCACTCATAGCATGGGAGATGGCTGGGAGGGCAATGCATTTACATTGCAAGCCTGAGACTTGGGATTGAAACTTTAATGGGGTATCAAAGTCAGAGGGAATGGCAGGGCACTGACATGAACCTGTAGAGATAAGGGCTGCAGAGcagagaatgtttggaatctgTAGTACCAGACATACTTACGTACAAAgctcctaacaagaaagacactgtctcaaacaaggcaaaATTAAAGAACTGACAACACAGTCCTCTATTGTCCACTCATGCTGTGGACCTGAGGcaaaaaaagcagacaaaaactcacaaaatcacaaGCACAAGCCACACAAAATATACATGAGAGGCAATTGTATTacaattccattcatttatttaatatatatcaggcagaaattataagctatttaatgctttagaaaaatattacttaacataaaacagactcatcttctttatccacacagacagatggaacaatccagaagttaCAAATCATGTCTTCAATGGTTACTTCCTGTTTAGAAGCTACATGCTTCCTCATCTACAGATGAAACAGTAAGCTGGAGCCCTGCTATCATCTGGTGAGGAAGGTACACAGTTCAGTCTGCTTTGTGGCAATTCCTCCGGTGACGGTGGTATGTGGATGACTGGCGGAAGCTACGGTTACacagggagcaggtgtagggcttctctcctgtgtgaatcctctcatgAGCTTTCAGATTGGTTTGATTGCTGAAAGACTTTCCACAAGTACTACATTCGAaaggtttattttcctggtgtatgACCTTATGTACTCTCAGGTCTGAGCGAGTATAGAAGCCCTTATGACATGTTTTACAGACAAATGACTTTTGCTTCTTGTGTATTCTCTGGTGGGTGGCAAGTCTACTGGGATATTTAAAGGTTCTGGGACATTCCTCACATTTGTATgtctttgggtctctgaggggtCTCTTTTGGCGACCCCCACGTGTGGAGCTTGCATCATGATTCTGGCAGTCTTCTGTCTGCTCTGGACTGGAGATCATCTCTGGttgtacctccatagggacatcTTCAGAAGAAGTTCCTCTATGAATTTCTTCCTGGTACCTAGAGGTgacttgacttgttctgcttAAATCCAGAGGATTTCCATCAGAAACTCTTCTGTCTTTAGGTTCATTAAACTGAACTTGTTGGATAAGGGAAAGGGAGTCAATCTCATTTCCAGGATGTCTATCCCCATCATTTACATCACTAGTGCTCCAGCCATTGTTTTggccatcttcccagtcttcatgtcctgtggaaataAGACAGTCTATGAAACTGTGCCCAGAAAAGATCCCGACACAACACCCttcctctgtgcagcttcctgACACTTACCTGTTGTCAATAACATGTCTTGGGGGATTGGCAAGGGTGTCCTTGCACTCTCTTGTATTGAACTTCTTGCTGATTGCTGCCCTTTCAGAAGGTTGATGGTTTCTTCTAAGGACATATTCTTAGAAAAGAGGGCTTCCTGCCCCTGCATGGAGACGTGAACCTGTaaacaaagccagaggaccatTACCAATGAATCTGTGGATTTGTGGATGAGTGAAAACCTGTCCTCTAACTGATTGCACAGGATCACTGAACTATGAGTTAGGTCATTTGTCTATCTCTCATCTCTAATGGTGTTATTCTGTCATTCACAAGTTATATTCTCTAAAGTCCTTATTCACAATGTATTTGCAAGTGTTGAGTCACTGTACCAAGGGAAAAGGTAAGGTTAGGTTTCTGCAATGTCTAGCCACAACTTATTCTTCACCTGGTCAATGCATTGAACAAGGAAAGGTATTCCTGTTCCAATCCAGAAAATAGAGACTTACTCCATCAAAAAaggcttctcatttttttccaaggAGTGTCCCCATTCCACCCAATCTAGGGCAACTATAATGAAATAGCTGGTTTACTGAGAAGACACCAAGGCTAGGTAGGACATATCAAGGAGGGAGGTAGTCTGGAGATCGAGAAGACCCAAAGGAGCCTGTAAAAATTCTGACATAGACTTGCCTGTGGGGCTTACACCTCTAGGGCCTCCTCTGTTAATTGATGGGTGTTATctgttctaatattttttttctgtttaacaaaGAGTTGTATGGCTAGTGTTTCTCTGTATCTCCTTAATTTGTAGctccttatttttcctccttctcttgcaccCAGGATCTATAGTTATTAATCAGTGCCCAGAACCCTTAATATTTCTGTATTCTTTGTCTGAAAGATGGCTGCTATGCTAGAAGCTCCTTATTCAGCCTTTGATTAGTAAtagttagtttttttctgaaattcttaggatGTCTACAGTAACTGTGTAATTGATGTCCTTTTGGTGTCCTGGTGTCATATTGGCAATtgtaactttctgctttcatgcgATTAACTCTGACATTTTCATTCCCAGATAGCTGAGGATTTCCCATCCCCCGCTTCCGGCCATTAGTCTGTCAGTGGTCCCTATCTCTTACACTGTCACTTCACTTTGCTGTGGGAGTGGGTTGTATTTCCAATAGCTATATTTTTGGTTGCTAAATTTAAATACTAACTCTAGATAAAAACCCTTGGTTGATGATGCCCTTAGTATCATAGCTCTATTTCTAAGGGatgttgttttctattattaagtCCTTAGTACAACTCACATCTGACTAAAACACTTCTAACACATATATTGTCTCCACCTAAACATGCTGTCTCTGCTGTTAGGAACGTGACAGCATTTTATTTGGAATTCAGTTTCAATCATGAAATGATcacttaaaacaaaatcaaaagagtgaaatgtgggataaaacaaactaaaatgacAATGTGTGCATAGAGTGAAAACCTGAAATAAacatcagggtgtggtggtggacagTTTTAATCCAGTACTTGAAGTGCTGGGAAAGTATAATTCCTCTGAATCCTACTCAAGCCAGTTGAACAAAACTCAgtcccaaatgggaaaaaaaaaaaccctaaccaagcaaccaaacaaaccaactaatatccaaatttaaaagtttaaggcaATAAGAAGTTATTTCAACCATGACATTTAGAAATGTATGAATGCGGTGTTTGAAAAATGTCACCACCTTGACCATTTCTGAGAGTAACTGAGAATTATGCAGACCTAGACATTTAAAGAAGTTTCAATGTAGTTACATCCAAATTAAGAATTTCAGTTCTAAAACTTTGAATTGCAGCCCTTTATTATTCATCAGGACTTTTCTTAGGGATGTGTTGGTGTTGAATGTGCATTTAATAGCCACATTTCAGCATCAGAAATCATATTCTACATTCCTGCACATTCAGTTTTTTACATAGGAACTTAATGGCATGTAGTAGACAATTTCGAAAACCATTAAGCCAAGTAGATCCCCAGTTTCCACAGCCCAGGTCCTGGAATAACAGGCTAGGTCTGAGAGCCAGAATTTTAAATGTGTCCTACAATTCCAACTAAATACTCATAATTACAATATAATCACCTAACTAAATGAGCCATCTTCCAATCCCAGCCAGGGTCTCTATTCTAAACACTTACAAGCTTTGCTCAAATATCATCTCCCAGTCTCCCTAACACCATgtaaagaatttaaataattGTATCAGTCAAAAGAGCCATGCCTTCTTGCACTTTTAAGCCCACATTTATAGTAATACATAATCTCcattgtaaatattttgttgGAGTGGGACAgcctcacatataaaataactacatCTTCTTACTTTTCCCCAAATATAAATGACTGTCTTGATTGCTAACTTAACCATCTCTCAACCAAGGTACTCACCATGACAAGAGGCTTCAAGCACTCATCAGTCAGACTCTCCATGAATCTCCCCATGTTTCTGCCATTTGATTCCCACTTCTCTTTCAAGATAGACTTGTCCTTGTAGTGCCCAGTTTTGAGAAACTGagccaagaccagctgagaaatcaTCTGCTCCTTGCTATGCTTTTCTGGCTTCAACCAGGAGGTAAATGACTTCAAGATTGCTTGCAGCTCATGCTTTGCACAGGAACCATTGTCATTTGTGGGACAGTTGAGCTGAGCAGTTGAGGAGTTACAGATATCTTCTTCCCACTGTAGAGAAGTGTCCTGGCTTGGAATGAAGTTCCTATTGTCTAATACAAGGCCACTTTCTGGTGACTGGGGTTCAAAGGAGTTGTGTTGGGAAGCCATTCTGTTGAGACTcctcaaaaaattcaactttCTCAGTCAAGTATCTCTCTTGTGACTTGAAGATCTATTTAAGAAATTGGTGAATATGTTAAAGctata includes:
- the LOC131898844 gene encoding zinc finger and SCAN domain-containing protein 4-like, which codes for MASQHNSFEPQSPESGLVLDNRNFIPSQDTSLQWEEDICNSSTAQLNCPTNDNGSCAKHELQAILKSFTSWLKPEKHSKEQMISQLVLAQFLKTGHYKDKSILKEKWESNGRNMGRFMESLTDECLKPLVMVHVSMQGQEALFSKNMSLEETINLLKGQQSARSSIQESARTPLPIPQDMLLTTGHEDWEDGQNNGWSTSDVNDGDRHPGNEIDSLSLIQQVQFNEPKDRRVSDGNPLDLSRTSQVTSRYQEEIHRGTSSEDVPMEVQPEMISSPEQTEDCQNHDASSTRGGRQKRPLRDPKTYKCEECPRTFKYPSRLATHQRIHKKQKSFVCKTCHKGFYTRSDLRVHKVIHQENKPFECSTCGKSFSNQTNLKAHERIHTGEKPYTCSLCNRSFRQSSTYHRHRRNCHKAD